The DNA region TGCCCATCGGAAACTTCCCCGGCAGTTTCGGCTCGAACTACACGAAGATCATGAGCGACACGCCGGCCAAGCTGTTCGAGGCGGTGGAGGTCTACAAGGTCCAGGGCCAGAACCAGTACCTCATGATCGTCGAGGCGCAGGGGACGAACGGACGCTACTTCCGGTCGTTCACCGCGACCGGCCTGGACGGTTCGTGGACTCCGCAGGCCGCGACCGAGAACAACCCGTTCGCAGGCAAAGCCAACAGTGGCGCCACCTGGACCAACGACGTCAGCCACGGCGATCTGGTGCGCACCAACCCGGATCAGACCAAATCCGTCGACCCCTGCGATCTGCGGTTGCTTTACCAGGGACGTGATCCCAAATCCGATGGCACGCCCTACGGCCTCCTGCCCTACCGGCCGGGCGTGCTGACCCTGCAGCGTTGAAGCTCGTCGCGGAGGCCGGGTCACTTCGGGCCAGGTCCCCCGTGCACCGCGAGCGGGAGCCACAGCCTGAGCCGGAAGCCGCCGTCGGGCATCGATCCGGCGTGCAGCCTTCCGCCCAGCAGCGCGGCCCGTTCCTGCAAGCCGACGAGTCCGTGGCGAGCGCTGGGCAGGGCGAGTGTCGGCCTGGTGGGCCGGGTGTTGGTGACCGTGACGGTCAGATCCGTGTCGTCCCGGCTGAGGTCGATGGTGACGCCCGCGCCCGGCGCGTGCTTACGCACGTTGGTCAGCGCCTCCTGGATGGTGCGATAGATGGCCCGCTGCACCGGCGGTTCGAGGTCCTCGGGGACGTCCCCACGAGCCGGGCGTCGATCGCGCTGGTGCCGATGAGCCGGTGGAGGTCGGTCAGCATGGGCTGAGGGGTCAGCTCGGTCGCCGGTGTACCGGAGGCGCGCAGCAGATTCACCATGTGGCGCAGCTCGTCGAGCGTGTTCACCGACAGCTGCCGGATGTTCTCCGCCGCCGCCTTCGACGCGGGGTCCGTGGTGCTGACCTTCATCGCGCCCGCCTGCACCGCGATGAGACTCACCTGATGCGAGACGACGTCATGCATCTCGCGGGCCAGCTGGTTGCGTTCCTTGGCCAGGACCGCCTGGGCGTCCAGCCGCCGTTCGTGTTCCCTGGCCTCTTTGACTTCGTTCAGCCGCAGGGCCAGCTCGCGCCTGCTGTGCAGGAACCGGCCGAGAAGGATCGGCGCGCCCGCCGTCATGGTGAAGTAGATGACACCGAGCAGCATCTCCGTGTGCCAGAACTGCGGCGCCACGTCGAGCAGCGGGAAGGCGAGGGTACCGGCGGTGACCAGCCAGCAACCCGTGAGCAGCCACCAGCTCCGGTATCGGACGGCGACGGTGTACAACGCGGCCAACGCCGCGACTAGCGCGCCGGGGAACACGACCGCGGGCAAGGTCGCCACGAACGACACGAGCGGCCACCGCTCGCGCACCAGGACGGCGAGCACGGCGATCAGGCACACGACGAGACTTTCCGACGACTCCTCGCCGATCGCCGTCAGCATCCCCTCGACCACGGCGACCACGATCACCACAGCCTCGATGATCATGGCGCGAAGCCGCTCGGTCATGTCACACTCCTTTGTGGACTCATCCGAGGCGAAGGCCCATCACGCGGCTTCGGAGACGAAGCCGGAATGACCGTTCACCGTCTGTTTCGTCTTGCCGGGCCGCCCGGCCTTGTCTATCCAGGCGAGGGCCACCGCCGAAACGATGAAGGCGAGGTGGATCACCGTCTGCCACAGGATGATCTGGCCGGCGTGCGGTGTGGTCGCGTACAGCGACTGTGCCTGGATGAAGGTCCTCAAGAGGTGGATCGACGAGATGCCGATGATGGCCATGGCCAGTTTCACCTTGAGCACGTTGGCGTTGACATGCGACAGCCATTCCGGCTGGTCCGGGTGATCCTGCAAGCGGATGCGGGACACGAACGTCTCGTATCCGCCGATGATCACCATGATGAGCAGGTTCGCGATCATCACGACGTCGACCAGGCCGAGCACGATGAGCATGATCTCGGATTCGTTCAGGGAACCGATTTTCGTGATCAGATGCCATAGTTCGAGCATGAACTGCCAGACGTAGGCGCCTTGCGCCACGATGAGGCCGATGTAGAGCGGCGCCTGCAACCAGCGGCTCAGGAAGATCAACGCCCCGAGTCTGGGCGCCGTGGTGGGAAGATTCTTTTCCGCGTTCATGGACTTTCGTTCCGTAGTGACTGAATGGGCGCCCGCGTCAGCGTGAGTTCGATGACGGCACGCAGGGTGGGAAACTGCCCGATGTACATGTTCACGTTCACCGCGGCGGCGGCCACGACGAGCGCGGCGGCCGCCAGTGCGAGAGCGCCGCGCCGCAAGCCGCCCCGCCACGCCGACGCGATCCCGAGACCCACCCCGAACAACGCGACGCCGATCCAGGCGAAGACGTGCAGCGGCAACGGATCCGGCGAACGCCGCCACACCCCGTCGACGAGCCACCAGATCACCAGGGTCGACACCACGCACCCGGCCGCGAGGACAGGTACGGTCTTCGACCACCAGCGATGGTCCCGTCTGTGGAGCAGGAGCGCGCAGCCCGCCACCATCCCGGCCGCGGTGACCACAGCGGGAAGGGCTCCTCGCAGCAGATCCCCCTCCGGCAATCCGCTCATCCGATGACACCTCCCGCTTTCGACGGTAAGCGCCGAATCCGCTCTCCACCACGAACAAACGACGGGTCGCGGGCGAACTACGGCCGCCCAGGCCCGGCACGCCGGCCGATCGGCGGGCGAAACCGGTCACCTGGCGGATGGCCGATCGCCGCGTTGTACCTCCGGACCACAATGGACCGTGCGGCCGTTGGAGACCTGTTCGCGGTCAGTGCGCCGAGCCGCCCGCCGGAATCCCGTCTCGCCGGGCCACGTCGGAGCCGTCCGCCCACGTCGGCGCGTCCGCTATGCCCGCCATTCCCGCGAAGAGAGCACCGAACAACACTCCGGCTTCCGCGTCCCACACACCACTGTCCGAAGCGGACCTCCACCAGGGCCGGCTGTACCAGCCCCGCGGCACCGGACGACCCGCCACTTCGCCGCCGGGATGGTAGTGACGCCGGCTGGGGCCGGGCTGCGGAGACGCTTCATGGACCTCGTCGCCGACCTCTACTCGCCGGTGCTCGGAAACGACGCCGGCTCGTGACCGCTCGTCTTCGTCCGGCAGCGCGGACCCCGGATTGAGACTCATCGCCAGCCGTGCCGCCCGAATGTAGTGAAGCCCCTCCATCGCGGTCTCTTTGGCCAGCCCCGCTTGCTCGACTGTCTTCGCCGAGTCCAGCCGGGAGCACGCGTCGGTGAACCGGCCGGAAGCATCGGCCACCGCCTGTTTCGCGGGCGCGTTGGTGCCGAGCAGATGCGCGACCTGGCCGGCGAGGCGTTCCACCCAGCGCCTCGCTTCGGCGAGGGCGTCGTCCAGTTCACGTTTCCGGGCGATGTCCTGGAACCTCAGGTAAAGCAGGCCACCCAGGAAGGCCACACCGGACAGCACGATCAGGACGAGCAAGATATTCACGAGAACACTCCAAGGTAAAGGCCACCCCGGCGACGGGTGGGCGTTCTTGCACTACCTGGGCCCGTTCTTGAACACCGAGTCCGCGAAGGCGAGCAGGTAGGGAAGGGCGGCGCGGGCCGTATGCCAGGTGTGGTTGTAGCCGCGCTGCGTGTGGACCACGGCACCCTGCCCGCGGGCGTGGAGAGCGTCGGCGATGCGGTTCGCGGTGGCGATATCCGCTGGGGCGCCGGTTCCGGCGGTGAGGATGGTGGCGACGGGATTCGGGAACGGCATGGTGGGCAGGTAGGTCCGCGGTGTGTTGGCGGCGACGAGTGCCGGATCTGCGCCGAGCAACGCGCCGTTGGTGGTGGTGTCGTACGGCATGGTGAGCAGCAGCGCGGCGAACTTGTCGGTGTGGTGCAAGCCGATGTTCAACGCGGCGAAGGCACCACCCGACATGCCGCCCAGTGCCCGGTGTGTGCGATCGGGGACGGTCCGGTAATACCGGTCGATCGCGGTGACGACCGTTCGCGCC from Amycolatopsis sp. EV170708-02-1 includes:
- a CDS encoding TIGR00645 family protein, producing the protein MNAEKNLPTTAPRLGALIFLSRWLQAPLYIGLIVAQGAYVWQFMLELWHLITKIGSLNESEIMLIVLGLVDVVMIANLLIMVIIGGYETFVSRIRLQDHPDQPEWLSHVNANVLKVKLAMAIIGISSIHLLRTFIQAQSLYATTPHAGQIILWQTVIHLAFIVSAVALAWIDKAGRPGKTKQTVNGHSGFVSEAA
- a CDS encoding sensor histidine kinase, translated to MTERLRAMIIEAVVIVVAVVEGMLTAIGEESSESLVVCLIAVLAVLVRERWPLVSFVATLPAVVFPGALVAALAALYTVAVRYRSWWLLTGCWLVTAGTLAFPLLDVAPQFWHTEMLLGVIYFTMTAGAPILLGRFLHSRRELALRLNEVKEAREHERRLDAQAVLAKERNQLAREMHDVVSHQVSLIAVQAGAMKVSTTDPASKAAAENIRQLSVNTLDELRHMVNLLRASGTPATELTPQPMLTDLHRLIGTSAIDARLVGTSPRTSNRRCSGPSIAPSRRR
- a CDS encoding sensor histidine kinase, whose amino-acid sequence is MQRAIYRTIQEALTNVRKHAPGAGVTIDLSRDDTDLTVTVTNTRPTRPTLALPSARHGLVGLQERAALLGGRLHAGSMPDGGFRLRLWLPLAVHGGPGPK